Proteins encoded by one window of Polaribacter haliotis:
- the folK gene encoding 2-amino-4-hydroxy-6-hydroxymethyldihydropteridine diphosphokinase has protein sequence MKIQHNTYLSLGTNQGNKFENLQNAINLIAGKIGAVQKISSIYKTPAWGFDGDDFYNICIQVSTNQNPGNLITSLLQIEKDLGRQRNNSGEYQNRNIDIDILLFDDEIILSKELIIPHSKMLNRKFVMVPLAEIAPNTIHPIEKKQITVCLQNIDDASEIEKIEEKLIRPIPLSEKYNYIAIEGNIGAGKTSLAKMMANEFNGKLVLERFADNPFLPKFYEDKERYAFPLEMSFLADRYQQLSDDLAQFDLFKNFIISDYYIFKSLIFAQVTLSKDELFLYKKMFHLIYKEITKPDLYIYLYQNTDRLLENIKKRGRSYEQNIEKSYLTKIHDGYVSFINTQKDLNLLIIDVSEVDFVNNKKDYNFIIDKIKYN, from the coding sequence ATGAAAATTCAACATAATACATATTTATCTTTAGGAACAAACCAAGGAAATAAGTTTGAAAATCTTCAAAATGCAATTAATTTAATTGCAGGTAAAATTGGTGCTGTTCAAAAAATATCTTCTATTTACAAGACACCAGCTTGGGGTTTTGATGGTGATGATTTTTATAACATTTGTATTCAGGTTTCTACAAATCAAAATCCAGGGAACTTAATTACTTCACTTTTACAAATTGAAAAAGATTTAGGAAGGCAAAGAAACAATTCCGGAGAATATCAAAATAGAAATATAGACATTGATATTTTATTATTTGATGATGAAATTATTTTGTCAAAAGAATTAATTATTCCACATTCTAAAATGTTGAACCGTAAATTTGTAATGGTTCCTTTAGCTGAAATTGCTCCTAATACAATTCACCCAATTGAAAAAAAACAAATTACAGTTTGTTTACAAAATATAGATGATGCTTCAGAAATAGAAAAAATTGAAGAAAAACTTATTCGACCAATTCCATTATCTGAAAAATATAATTACATCGCTATTGAAGGAAATATAGGTGCTGGAAAAACATCTTTAGCAAAAATGATGGCAAATGAATTTAATGGAAAATTAGTTTTAGAACGTTTTGCAGACAATCCTTTCTTACCAAAATTTTACGAAGATAAAGAACGATACGCATTCCCTCTAGAGATGAGTTTTTTAGCCGACAGATATCAGCAATTAAGCGACGATTTAGCGCAATTCGACTTATTTAAGAACTTTATTATATCAGATTATTATATTTTTAAATCTTTAATTTTCGCGCAAGTAACTCTTTCTAAAGACGAACTTTTTTTGTACAAAAAAATGTTTCATTTAATTTATAAAGAAATTACAAAACCCGATTTGTACATTTATTTATATCAAAATACAGATCGTTTATTAGAAAATATTAAAAAAAGAGGTAGATCTTATGAGCAAAATATCGAAAAATCATATCTAACAAAAATTCATGATGGCTATGTAAGCTTTATTAACACTCAAAAAGATTTAAATTTATTAATTATAGATGTATCTGAAGTCGATTTTGTAAATAATAAAAAAGACTACAATTTTATAATTGATAAAATAAAGTATAATTAA
- a CDS encoding OmpA family protein, protein MRRIFLVAILSCFATTAIFSQFTTDEITYGNRIDLNNSNSWAVGGGLSNFIMHGDLRSIGTGDDTNYFNFGAFAYVDKMFNPLLGLEVKAFYTQMSGGAQYFSTTDQYKVLYTKDNVVLQDNMYFEGNAYGAELNLIFSFTNLYQTTASRWNVAGYFGVGYHQYNSALYEREANGPDELLVDYGKNPARNSVNQASSIYLSAQLGIKRRINKRVDLEFRTGMYFNYEDHLDAAISNKQDWETFFVSSIGVAVKLGKKKIFTIWGDEGGDSRGKFKIIDTDKDGVMDELDIEPNTPAGVMVYGNGKAVDSDKDGLPDYKDKCPLEYGPESNEGCPLNVDTDGDGVMDGKDLCPNTVGTVENRGCPEQEKASSSNINQQIALLAASIYFDTNSDKIKSISYNTIGKIISLMKEVPDVKFVIEGHTDDRNSDRYNLYLSQKRANAVRKYMIQQGIANERLSAKGFGESRPKFSNENEGGRQLNRRVEIKAASSID, encoded by the coding sequence ATGAGGAGAATTTTTTTAGTTGCTATTTTAAGTTGTTTTGCAACAACAGCAATATTTAGTCAATTTACTACAGACGAAATTACTTACGGAAATAGAATCGATTTAAATAACAGTAATAGTTGGGCTGTTGGTGGTGGACTTAGTAACTTCATAATGCATGGAGATTTACGTTCTATTGGAACTGGAGACGATACAAACTATTTTAATTTTGGAGCCTTCGCTTATGTAGACAAAATGTTTAATCCACTTTTAGGATTAGAAGTAAAAGCATTTTACACTCAAATGTCTGGTGGAGCCCAATATTTTTCTACAACAGACCAATACAAAGTTTTATATACGAAAGATAATGTTGTTTTACAAGACAACATGTATTTTGAAGGAAACGCATATGGTGCTGAATTAAATTTAATTTTTAGTTTTACCAACCTATACCAAACAACTGCAAGTAGATGGAATGTTGCTGGTTATTTTGGTGTTGGTTATCACCAATACAATTCTGCACTCTACGAAAGAGAAGCTAATGGACCAGATGAACTTTTAGTCGATTATGGTAAAAACCCTGCTAGAAACAGTGTAAATCAAGCAAGTTCTATTTATTTATCTGCACAATTGGGTATTAAGAGAAGAATTAATAAACGTGTAGATTTAGAGTTTAGAACAGGAATGTACTTTAATTACGAAGATCATTTAGATGCTGCTATTTCTAACAAACAAGATTGGGAAACCTTTTTTGTTTCAAGTATAGGTGTTGCTGTAAAATTAGGAAAGAAGAAAATTTTTACTATTTGGGGTGATGAAGGTGGAGATAGTAGAGGTAAATTTAAAATTATCGATACAGACAAAGATGGTGTAATGGACGAATTAGATATTGAACCTAATACACCTGCTGGAGTTATGGTTTATGGAAATGGTAAAGCTGTAGATTCAGATAAAGATGGGTTACCAGATTACAAAGACAAGTGTCCTTTAGAATATGGTCCAGAATCTAATGAAGGTTGTCCTTTAAATGTAGATACAGATGGAGATGGTGTTATGGATGGTAAAGATTTATGTCCAAATACAGTTGGAACTGTAGAAAACAGAGGTTGTCCAGAACAAGAAAAAGCAAGCTCTTCTAATATTAACCAACAGATTGCATTATTAGCCGCAAGTATTTATTTCGATACAAATAGCGATAAGATAAAATCAATTTCCTACAATACTATTGGTAAAATTATTTCTCTTATGAAAGAAGTGCCAGACGTTAAGTTTGTTATTGAAGGACATACAGATGATAGAAATAGTGATAGATATAACTTATATTTATCTCAAAAAAGAGCGAATGCTGTTAGAAAATACATGATACAACAAGGTATTGCTAATGAGAGATTATCTGCCAAAGGTTTTGGTGAATCTAGACCTAAATTCTCAAATGAGAATGAAGGAGGTAGACAATTGAACAGAAGAGTTGAAATTAAAGCTGCAAGTTCAATTGACTAG
- the gldC gene encoding gliding motility protein GldC — protein MSVKHNSEINFKIGLDENKVPEEMSWSAKDGGIDNEASKAIMISVWDHKKKDTLRMDLWTKDMPVDEMKQFYHQTLVSMAENFERATDDAKMGATMRDFSDYFAEKLDLKKG, from the coding sequence ATGTCAGTAAAACATAATTCAGAAATAAACTTTAAAATTGGTTTAGACGAAAATAAAGTGCCAGAAGAAATGTCTTGGAGTGCAAAAGATGGTGGAATTGATAATGAAGCATCAAAAGCAATTATGATTTCTGTTTGGGATCATAAAAAGAAAGATACATTACGAATGGATTTGTGGACGAAAGATATGCCAGTAGATGAAATGAAACAGTTTTATCATCAAACATTAGTATCTATGGCAGAAAACTTCGAACGTGCCACAGATGATGCTAAAATGGGTGCAACAATGAGAGATTTCAGTGATTACTTTGCAGAAAAATTAGATTTAAAGAAAGGATAA
- the gldB gene encoding gliding motility lipoprotein GldB, with the protein MRLFQLVFVVLLGFVSCKKDGINKVDVSNVDVQFSLERFDVEFYNSKQENLPKLKDKYPYFFPKQITDSVSLSKINNKDEQELFTETQKIYEDISSLKEGLTSLFKHVKYYNPKFIAPKVISMLTNIDYDNRVIYADSLLIISLDVYLGKNHKFYADYPKYIKENNTKEHIIVDVANTIIAKQMMPSRDRSFIGKMIQEGKKMYLLDMYLPLITDKEKIGFEEDKFNWIIENEEQIWSYFIQKKILFSTDTELNKRFLEIAPFSKFYMEHDNLSPGRVGVWVGWQIVRSYMKHNNVSLQELLNKNATELFKESNYKPRK; encoded by the coding sequence ATGAGGTTATTTCAATTGGTTTTTGTGGTTTTATTAGGTTTTGTTTCTTGTAAAAAAGATGGAATAAATAAAGTAGACGTTTCTAATGTTGATGTTCAGTTTTCTCTAGAGAGATTTGATGTTGAATTTTATAATTCAAAACAAGAAAATTTACCAAAGTTGAAAGATAAATATCCTTATTTCTTCCCAAAACAGATAACAGATAGTGTTTCTTTATCAAAAATAAATAACAAAGACGAACAGGAATTATTTACAGAAACCCAAAAAATCTACGAAGATATTTCTTCATTAAAAGAAGGGTTAACATCACTTTTTAAACATGTAAAATATTACAATCCGAAATTTATTGCGCCGAAAGTAATATCGATGTTAACAAATATAGATTATGATAATAGAGTTATATATGCAGATAGTTTACTAATAATTTCTCTGGATGTTTATTTGGGGAAAAATCATAAATTTTATGCGGATTATCCTAAATATATTAAGGAAAATAATACAAAAGAACATATTATCGTAGATGTCGCAAATACAATTATCGCAAAACAAATGATGCCTTCTAGAGACAGAAGTTTTATTGGAAAAATGATTCAGGAAGGAAAAAAAATGTATTTATTAGACATGTATTTGCCATTAATTACAGATAAAGAAAAAATTGGTTTTGAGGAAGATAAATTTAATTGGATAATTGAAAATGAAGAGCAAATTTGGTCGTATTTTATTCAAAAAAAAATATTATTTAGTACAGATACAGAGTTAAATAAGCGTTTTTTAGAAATTGCTCCATTTTCTAAATTTTATATGGAGCACGATAATTTATCTCCTGGAAGAGTTGGAGTATGGGTTGGTTGGCAAATTGTACGTTCTTATATGAAACATAATAATGTATCTTTGCAGGAATTATTAAATAAAAACGCAACAGAATTATTTAAAGAATCTAATTACAAACCTAGAAAATAA
- the nadE gene encoding NAD(+) synthase — translation MKTEKVADYIIKWLKDYATNAKVKGFVVGVSGGIDSALTSTLCAKTGFPTLCVEMPIHQAQSQVTRAEEHIKQLKDKFPNVSEVRVDLTSTFEDFKNVVPTVDSSPKVDLSLANTRARLRMTTLYYFAGLHSYLVAGTGNKVEDFGVGFYTKYGDGGVDLSPIADLMKSEVYDLAAYLEVPNSIQKAQPTDGLFGDSRTDEDQIGASYDELEWAMKMQDAGKTEKDFNGRQKEVYKIYERLNRVNQHKMVPIPVCDIPENLK, via the coding sequence ATGAAGACCGAAAAAGTAGCAGATTATATTATTAAATGGCTAAAAGATTATGCCACAAATGCAAAAGTAAAAGGTTTTGTTGTTGGAGTTTCTGGTGGAATTGATTCTGCATTAACATCTACTCTATGTGCAAAAACTGGTTTTCCAACGTTATGTGTGGAAATGCCAATTCATCAAGCACAAAGTCAGGTTACTAGAGCAGAAGAACATATTAAACAATTAAAAGATAAATTTCCAAATGTTTCTGAAGTAAGAGTCGATTTAACTTCTACTTTCGAAGATTTCAAAAATGTGGTTCCAACTGTAGATTCTTCACCAAAAGTAGATTTATCTTTAGCAAATACAAGAGCAAGGTTAAGAATGACTACTTTATATTATTTTGCAGGCTTACATAGTTATTTAGTAGCAGGTACAGGAAATAAAGTAGAAGATTTTGGAGTAGGTTTTTACACAAAATATGGAGATGGAGGTGTAGATTTAAGTCCGATTGCAGATTTAATGAAATCTGAAGTTTATGATTTGGCAGCTTACCTAGAAGTACCTAATTCCATCCAAAAAGCACAACCTACAGATGGTTTGTTTGGAGATAGCAGAACAGATGAAGATCAGATAGGAGCTTCTTATGACGAATTAGAATGGGCAATGAAAATGCAAGATGCTGGTAAAACAGAAAAAGATTTTAATGGAAGACAAAAAGAAGTTTATAAAATTTACGAAAGACTCAATAGAGTTAACCAACATAAAATGGTTCCAATTCCTGTTTGCGATATTCCTGAAAATTTAAAATAA
- the dnaG gene encoding DNA primase yields MISRSTIDRVFESARVEEVIGEFVQLKKAGSNFKGLSPFVDEKSPSFMVSPVKQIWKDFSTGKGGNAVSFLMEHEHYTYPEALRWLAKKYNIEIEETEQTSEEKAQMNERESMFLVSKFAKDYFHETMLNSNKGKAIGLSYFKERGFTNETIEKFELGYCLDEWDGFTNAALAKGYDLKYLASTGLTIVKENKQFDRFKGRVMFPIHSMSGRILGFGGRILTADKKAAKYLNSPESDIYHKSKILYGLYQAKKEIAKQDNCYLVEGYTDVISFNQSGVENVVASSGTALTSDQIRLVNRLTKNITVLFDGDAAGVRASIRGIDLILEQGMNVKVVQFPDGEDPDSFAKAHSTAELKAYLEESAQDFINFKVSLLLQDSNNDPVKKAGVIRDIVSSISKIPDGIQREVYVQECARIMDISERVLFSELAQLLKKDIQDKSKAAKKQSYSPQQDPNEPPPEYFLEQEQAQMGVVKGKVSSEKIDQLSILEKEIIRILLLYGNEETEFTEEVETEDEEGKITVTNRKYNNNVSAEIYVHLQEDETEFTNVIFQEIYIEIIHQLNQLEKVEIDSLVNHKNPEIASTVTSILMDEEKYRLSNWESKHIEVKKEIEKLPKLVIDAVFNLRRVLIGRKIEELVKNATQNTTQQSSTTIDLEIIKNYTGLKIRLFEKLNRVV; encoded by the coding sequence ATGATTTCAAGAAGTACTATAGACCGAGTTTTCGAATCTGCGAGAGTAGAAGAGGTAATTGGCGAATTTGTACAATTGAAAAAAGCAGGAAGTAACTTTAAAGGTTTAAGTCCGTTTGTAGATGAGAAATCACCTTCATTTATGGTTTCACCTGTAAAACAAATCTGGAAAGATTTCTCTACAGGAAAAGGAGGAAACGCAGTTTCATTTTTAATGGAACACGAACATTATACGTATCCAGAAGCGTTAAGATGGTTGGCAAAAAAGTACAATATAGAAATAGAAGAAACCGAGCAAACATCTGAAGAAAAAGCACAGATGAATGAGCGAGAAAGTATGTTTTTGGTCTCTAAATTTGCCAAAGATTATTTTCATGAAACCATGCTAAATTCCAACAAAGGAAAAGCAATCGGACTTTCATATTTTAAAGAACGTGGTTTCACAAACGAAACCATAGAAAAGTTCGAATTAGGCTATTGTTTAGACGAATGGGATGGTTTTACAAACGCAGCTTTGGCAAAAGGTTACGATTTAAAATATTTAGCTTCTACAGGTTTAACCATCGTAAAAGAAAACAAACAATTCGATCGTTTTAAAGGACGAGTAATGTTTCCAATACATTCTATGTCTGGACGTATTTTAGGTTTTGGAGGACGAATTTTAACGGCGGATAAAAAAGCAGCAAAATATTTAAATTCACCAGAAAGCGATATTTACCATAAAAGTAAAATCTTATACGGATTATATCAAGCCAAAAAAGAAATCGCAAAACAAGACAATTGTTATTTGGTGGAAGGGTATACAGATGTAATTTCATTTAATCAATCTGGTGTAGAAAATGTGGTTGCTTCTTCAGGAACAGCACTAACATCCGACCAAATTCGTTTGGTAAACAGATTAACAAAAAATATTACAGTTCTTTTCGATGGAGATGCTGCAGGAGTTAGAGCTTCCATTCGTGGAATCGATTTAATTCTAGAACAAGGAATGAATGTAAAAGTCGTTCAGTTTCCAGATGGAGAAGATCCAGATAGTTTTGCAAAAGCACATTCAACAGCCGAATTAAAAGCATATTTAGAAGAGTCTGCACAAGATTTTATCAACTTTAAAGTTTCTCTTTTATTACAAGATTCTAACAACGATCCTGTTAAAAAGGCAGGTGTAATTAGAGATATTGTAAGTAGTATTTCTAAAATTCCAGATGGTATTCAGCGAGAAGTGTATGTGCAAGAATGTGCTCGAATTATGGATATTTCTGAACGAGTTTTGTTCAGTGAATTAGCACAATTACTTAAAAAAGATATTCAAGATAAAAGTAAGGCAGCAAAAAAGCAGAGTTATTCTCCACAACAAGATCCTAATGAGCCACCTCCAGAATATTTTTTAGAGCAAGAACAAGCTCAAATGGGGGTTGTAAAAGGAAAGGTTTCATCAGAAAAAATAGATCAATTGTCTATTTTGGAAAAAGAAATTATTCGAATTTTACTTTTATATGGAAATGAAGAAACAGAATTTACAGAAGAAGTAGAAACAGAAGATGAAGAAGGGAAAATTACTGTAACTAATAGGAAATATAATAATAATGTTTCTGCTGAAATTTATGTTCATCTTCAAGAAGATGAAACAGAATTTACAAATGTTATTTTTCAAGAGATTTATATCGAAATTATTCATCAACTAAATCAATTAGAAAAAGTAGAGATAGATTCTTTAGTAAATCATAAAAATCCAGAAATTGCAAGTACAGTTACTTCCATTTTAATGGACGAAGAAAAATATAGATTAAGTAACTGGGAAAGCAAACATATTGAGGTTAAAAAGGAAATTGAAAAATTACCTAAATTAGTAATAGATGCAGTTTTTAATTTAAGAAGAGTTTTAATCGGAAGAAAAATTGAAGAGTTGGTAAAAAATGCTACTCAAAATACTACTCAACAATCATCTACCACAATAGATTTAGAAATTATAAAAAACTATACAGGCTTAAAAATCAGGCTTTTTGAAAAGCTAAATAGAGTCGTTTAA